From the genome of Eremothecium gossypii ATCC 10895 chromosome I, complete sequence:
TGGACTTGCTTTTGCAAGTCAACTACCTGGTTCTCATATTGGCTATTCTTGTCCAATTGACAACCAAATTTATCAAGGTATTTTTCGACACCCTTCAGCTGTTCCATAAAGTTTAGCCTTACTGCTTCAACTTGCTCGCGGACAAGGTCCGAAGACACTTTTAACGTGTCAATTAATCGGGTTTGGCCTTCCTCAATTGATGTACAAGTGCTTTTCTGCAATTTCCCCGATTCGTTCCATCTAGATAAAAGCTCTTGTAGCATGGGTTCTAACCGCGCAGCAAGTAGTTGGGTGCTCTTCTCATTTTCTTCCTGTAATTTGGATGACAGCAGCTCGGTTTGCTCTTTAATTCTGAGAAGATGGTTAGTAGGCTGATATGGTCAACAAAAAAAAGGTATGCACTCCTACTATACATTTTGATCTGCTCCGCAGATTTGGTGCCAATAATGGAGCCCAAGGGTTCAAGGCGGCGCATTAATTCCTCTGCGAACGTAGATTTCATGCTATTTACCTCACCAAGAATGGTATTCATGTTAGCAGATGCGTCACTCCCACATTGTTCCACAACTGTGACCGCCAGCTCCTTAAGCTCAGCCTTTATTCCACCTAAAACATGTAGTAGCTCGCTATTTTTCACCTTTTCTTGATCTAATTGGTAGGTGTAATTATTTAATTCATCCTTTAAGTGCTCAATCTCTGCGTCTTTCCCCTTCAGCTGTGATTCCCTAGCTAAGGTTAGCGACCTAAGGTCCTCAAGGGTCATTTTCAATTCTGAAGACTGTTTTTGGAATATGCCAACTTTGGCAGCCATGGAATCATACGCCAGCCGTAACTGCTCTAATTTCTTCTCACCGTTGTTTTTCTGTTCAAGCAACAGTTTTGAATCATCCTCCAGCGCGGTGAGCAGGTTTCGGTAGTTGCTAACCTTGCCGCGGATAGCCTCGATCTCATTTCGATAAAGTTCAATTTCCTGTTGCTGTTGCTCATTTTTGGCATGCTGCCTGTCTAGCTCCTGTTTTAAATTAGAATAAATCCTCTGTGTGTTCGCAAACGCCTCCGACAATACATCGTTTGACGAAGCGTCATTACCAGAAACCATTGCAAGGTCACGTTTGCGTCTAGGCCATGCGACTGCAGACGGGCTTTCGGATCCCTTATCTCCAGGCCGCCGGCTGTGCACGCCGCTGTCGTGCTCACTCCCTGGCGCGTAGAGCGGTGCCATATTAGGCCCCTCGTCCTTACCGTCCAGTGCCAGCAGTACCTTGGTAGCTTTTGGCGTGCTCATCTGCATTGCAGTTGGCTGCATGTGTACTGCAGAGCCCATGCTATTCTCTGCCGCCGACGTTCCTGTCGTCACCGATGTGTTCGAAACACCGTCGCCGCGCAGAAAAAGGTGGCTGTCCGCTCCAGATGAATCGCTACTATCAGCCTCGGCCTCTTTGAGGCTCTCCTTTGACCGCATCTTGAGGAAGATGTTTGAGCGGGGTTTGAACCCTATCTTGTTATCTCTGAAGAAGTTAGACATAACCGCGGTTCTCGTTATTGGCTCAACAGTCCTAACCACTTATACGACTGCCTGAAGATCTAATGATTAGAGCGCACAAGTAGACTAATGGTAAGGATGCTTCTACTGTTACAAGTAGCCGCCTAACACTTGCCGCCGTCCTGACAAGTAAACATTGCCC
Proteins encoded in this window:
- the ZIP1 gene encoding Zip1p (Syntenic homolog of Saccharomyces cerevisiae YDR285W (ZIP1)) translates to MSNFFRDNKIGFKPRSNIFLKMRSKESLKEAEADSSDSSGADSHLFLRGDGVSNTSVTTGTSAAENSMGSAVHMQPTAMQMSTPKATKVLLALDGKDEGPNMAPLYAPGSEHDSGVHSRRPGDKGSESPSAVAWPRRKRDLAMVSGNDASSNDVLSEAFANTQRIYSNLKQELDRQHAKNEQQQQEIELYRNEIEAIRGKVSNYRNLLTALEDDSKLLLEQKNNGEKKLEQLRLAYDSMAAKVGIFQKQSSELKMTLEDLRSLTLARESQLKGKDAEIEHLKDELNNYTYQLDQEKVKNSELLHVLGGIKAELKELAVTVVEQCGSDASANMNTILGEVNSMKSTFAEELMRRLEPLGSIIGTKSAEQIKIIKEQTELLSSKLQEENEKSTQLLAARLEPMLQELLSRWNESGKLQKSTCTSIEEGQTRLIDTLKVSSDLVREQVEAVRLNFMEQLKGVEKYLDKFGCQLDKNSQYENQVVDLQKQVHNIALQKSEVVALMKVKDTEVDSLNAQLLQSGESVNSLRESNSALDKQVIQLGLELTRKVEENTRICEELTSEKATFEQKFEAQKEVVKLLTHEAESLKSRLEQCEGEATAAKKDKQEALDKFQQLQEHLHKLNVDAVQLKAHELELVEENRKLKVTVDGMESANKEDENELFKLKEQVKIMDLEKHNFITERLDYQDKIESLEKQLTQLRKQLQKENEISRDVKQAPVKPPHPEPLVYSSAVVPDRNSHNDDEFDLSSSLNDELDLTNPSPIQIKTVPAKRKNQSTAKAMPSRKGKASSNINRKKLLSDDDDELACKLKKKKRF